One window of the Thermococcus sp. P6 genome contains the following:
- a CDS encoding NAD(P)/FAD-dependent oxidoreductase gives MVSGKTYDAVIIGAGPAGLFAAYELAERSDFRVLIIDEGGDIDQRTCPMYELGYCIGCQPCHVMSGVGGAGGLSDGTINLRPDIGGDLRELTGDENYAWQLVWEVDQIFLKHKGPKDLFRGDPEQVRYWEQRSAQAGVKFIPIIQRHIGSDRTPEVIADIKRHLEGKGVEFMLWTKALNVGKGYVRVKRGKDTFEIKGRYVIVAPGRGGADWFQEVAERIGIRARHGPIDVGVRVEVPAIVMEPITSINHDPKFHIYTETYDDFVRTFCTNPNGFVVEERYDGYVGVNGHSMHGKKSNNTNFAFLSRIELTEPVEDTTAYGKSIARLATTIGGGKPILQRLGDLRRGRRSTWGRIRRSDVEPTLKHVTPGDVAMALPHRVVTNILEGLEKLDRVLPGVASDHTLLYAPEIKYYAMKVEVDENLETSIEGIFVAGDGVGLSRDIVNAAATGILAARGILKKEGLYTEKDFRKPGNWKAKIESDG, from the coding sequence ATGGTTTCCGGAAAAACATACGATGCTGTTATAATAGGTGCCGGCCCGGCAGGACTGTTTGCGGCCTACGAGCTGGCCGAAAGGAGCGATTTTAGGGTTCTGATAATCGACGAGGGAGGGGACATCGACCAGAGGACGTGCCCGATGTACGAGCTCGGGTACTGCATAGGCTGTCAGCCCTGCCATGTGATGAGCGGCGTCGGTGGTGCGGGTGGCCTGAGCGACGGCACGATAAACCTGAGACCCGACATAGGCGGTGATCTGAGGGAGCTCACGGGCGATGAGAACTACGCGTGGCAGCTCGTCTGGGAAGTCGATCAGATCTTCCTCAAACATAAGGGCCCGAAGGACCTGTTCAGGGGCGACCCCGAGCAGGTGAGGTACTGGGAACAGAGATCGGCGCAGGCAGGGGTGAAGTTCATACCGATAATCCAGAGGCACATAGGCTCGGACAGAACGCCCGAGGTAATAGCAGACATAAAAAGGCACCTCGAGGGCAAAGGCGTGGAGTTCATGCTCTGGACAAAGGCACTGAACGTAGGAAAGGGCTACGTGAGGGTGAAACGGGGAAAGGACACCTTTGAGATAAAGGGGAGGTACGTGATAGTGGCCCCCGGCAGGGGAGGGGCGGACTGGTTTCAGGAAGTCGCCGAAAGGATCGGCATCAGGGCGAGGCACGGGCCGATAGACGTGGGCGTCAGGGTAGAGGTGCCGGCCATAGTCATGGAGCCCATAACGAGCATAAACCACGACCCCAAGTTCCACATTTACACCGAAACCTACGACGACTTCGTGAGGACCTTCTGCACCAATCCAAACGGTTTCGTCGTTGAAGAACGCTACGACGGTTACGTTGGGGTGAACGGCCACTCCATGCACGGGAAGAAGAGCAACAACACCAACTTCGCCTTTCTCAGCAGAATCGAACTCACGGAGCCGGTTGAGGACACCACCGCCTACGGGAAGAGCATAGCCCGGCTTGCAACGACAATAGGCGGAGGGAAACCGATACTCCAGAGGCTCGGCGATCTGAGGCGCGGAAGGAGGAGCACGTGGGGAAGGATAAGGCGGAGTGATGTGGAGCCAACCCTGAAGCACGTTACCCCGGGGGACGTAGCCATGGCCCTGCCGCATCGAGTCGTTACCAACATCCTCGAAGGACTGGAAAAGCTCGACAGGGTTCTTCCGGGGGTGGCCAGCGATCACACTCTGCTCTACGCCCCGGAGATAAAATACTACGCCATGAAAGTTGAGGTCGATGAGAACCTCGAGACGAGCATCGAGGGAATATTCGTTGCCGGAGACGGTGTGGGCCTTAGCAGGGACATCGTTAACGCCGCCGCCACAGGGATTCTGGCGGCGAGGGGGATACTCAAAAAGGAAGGTCTCTACACGGAAAAAGACTTCAGGAAACCCGGCAACTGGAAGGCAAAGATCGAAAGTGATGGTTGA
- the alaS gene encoding alanine--tRNA ligase translates to MAMDMTTRMFREEGWVRKRCKVCGKFFWTLDPDRETCGDPPCDEYSFIGKPGIPKKYTLEEMRETFLGFFEEHGHGRVKRFPVLPRWRDDVLLVGASIMDFQPWVISGEADPPANPLTISQPSIRFTDIDNVGITGRHFTIFEMMAHHAFNYPGRPVYWMDETVELAFEFFTKKLGMKAEDITFKENPWSGGGNAGPAFEVLYRGLEVATLVFMQYKKAPENASAGEVVEIKGEKYVPMETKVVDTGYGLERLVWMSQGTPTAYDAVLGYVVEPLKRMAGIERIDERILMENSRLAGMFDIEDMGDLKVLRRKVAERVGVSVEELEKAVRPYELIYAIADHTKALTFMLADGVVPSNVKAGYLARLLIRKSIRHLRELGLELPLSEIVAMHIKALSPTFPEFREMEETILDMVNVEEKRYAETLKRGSDLVRREISRLKKAGEKKIPLEDLILFYESHGLTPEIVAEVAREEGIEVEIPDNFYTLVAKGAEKTRKEAKEYAVDFELVKDLPDTRTLYYEDPFMKEFDGTVLKVIDDWVVLDGTAFYPEGGGQPCDLGELNGVKVLDVQKVGKVILHRVEKPEAFSEGQKIHGRIDWERRIGHMRHHTGTHVLMGALVRVLGKHVWQAGSQLSKDWARLDIAHYKRISDEELREIERLANRVVMENRPVRWEWLPRTEAEQKYGFRLYQGGVVPGRIIRVLKIEDWDVQACGGTHLPNTGLIGPIKILRTERIQDGVERIIFAAGDAAVKWMQETEEILRKTAEIFRVPPEKVPETAERFFNEWKQARKEVERLKKEIARLLVHELEERTERINGREFIGATVEGSVGHLREIAERLRKDDRVVVLFSREGHFVVAVGNSLELKAGDLARIITKVAGGGGGGRKELAQGRVKNVLKIGEALEEIKKTL, encoded by the coding sequence ATGGCGATGGACATGACCACCAGAATGTTCAGGGAAGAGGGATGGGTAAGGAAGAGATGTAAGGTCTGCGGAAAGTTCTTCTGGACGCTCGATCCGGACAGGGAAACCTGCGGGGACCCGCCGTGTGACGAGTACTCCTTCATAGGAAAGCCGGGAATACCGAAGAAGTACACCCTCGAGGAGATGCGGGAAACTTTCCTCGGGTTCTTTGAGGAGCACGGCCACGGACGGGTGAAGCGTTTCCCGGTGCTGCCGAGGTGGAGGGACGACGTTCTTCTCGTTGGAGCAAGCATAATGGACTTCCAGCCGTGGGTTATAAGCGGTGAAGCCGATCCTCCGGCGAATCCCCTCACGATAAGCCAGCCCTCGATAAGGTTCACTGACATAGACAACGTGGGGATAACGGGCAGGCACTTCACGATATTCGAGATGATGGCCCACCATGCCTTCAACTACCCCGGAAGGCCCGTTTACTGGATGGACGAGACGGTTGAGCTCGCCTTCGAGTTTTTCACCAAAAAGCTGGGCATGAAGGCTGAGGACATAACCTTCAAGGAGAACCCCTGGTCCGGTGGTGGAAACGCGGGGCCGGCCTTTGAAGTTCTGTACAGGGGTCTGGAGGTGGCAACCCTCGTCTTCATGCAGTATAAGAAGGCCCCCGAGAACGCGTCGGCCGGAGAGGTCGTGGAGATCAAGGGGGAGAAATACGTTCCCATGGAGACGAAGGTCGTTGACACGGGATACGGTCTCGAGAGGCTCGTCTGGATGAGCCAGGGGACTCCTACTGCTTATGATGCGGTTCTCGGTTACGTCGTCGAACCTCTGAAGAGGATGGCCGGGATCGAGAGGATAGACGAGAGAATACTGATGGAGAACTCCAGACTCGCCGGGATGTTCGACATCGAGGACATGGGCGATCTGAAGGTTCTTCGTCGTAAGGTGGCCGAACGCGTCGGCGTAAGCGTTGAGGAGCTTGAAAAGGCTGTCAGGCCCTACGAACTGATCTACGCCATAGCGGACCACACAAAGGCTCTGACCTTCATGCTGGCCGATGGGGTTGTGCCCTCCAACGTCAAGGCGGGTTACCTCGCGAGGCTCCTCATAAGGAAGAGCATAAGACACCTCCGGGAACTCGGTCTGGAGCTCCCGCTGTCCGAGATAGTGGCGATGCACATAAAGGCCCTCTCGCCAACTTTCCCCGAGTTCAGGGAGATGGAGGAAACAATCCTCGACATGGTCAACGTCGAAGAAAAGCGCTACGCTGAGACCCTGAAACGGGGAAGCGATCTCGTGAGAAGAGAAATCTCCCGCCTGAAGAAGGCCGGAGAAAAGAAGATACCCCTCGAGGACCTCATACTTTTCTACGAGAGCCACGGACTGACGCCCGAGATAGTAGCAGAGGTGGCCCGGGAGGAAGGGATAGAGGTAGAAATCCCGGACAACTTCTACACCCTCGTTGCGAAGGGAGCGGAGAAGACCCGGAAGGAGGCCAAAGAGTATGCCGTCGACTTCGAGCTCGTCAAGGACCTCCCCGACACGAGGACGCTCTACTACGAGGATCCCTTCATGAAGGAGTTCGATGGCACCGTGCTGAAGGTCATAGACGACTGGGTCGTTCTCGACGGGACGGCCTTCTATCCCGAAGGGGGCGGTCAGCCCTGCGATCTCGGTGAGCTGAACGGGGTAAAGGTGCTCGACGTCCAGAAGGTCGGGAAGGTGATCCTCCACAGGGTCGAGAAGCCTGAAGCCTTTTCAGAGGGCCAGAAGATCCACGGAAGGATCGACTGGGAGCGGAGGATAGGGCACATGCGCCACCACACGGGGACTCACGTTCTCATGGGTGCCCTCGTCAGGGTCCTTGGAAAGCACGTCTGGCAGGCCGGCTCGCAGCTCTCAAAGGACTGGGCCCGGCTTGACATAGCCCACTACAAGCGCATAAGCGATGAGGAGCTCAGGGAGATCGAGCGTCTGGCCAACCGCGTGGTTATGGAGAACAGACCGGTACGCTGGGAATGGCTTCCGAGGACCGAGGCGGAGCAGAAATACGGCTTCAGACTCTATCAGGGAGGGGTCGTCCCGGGAAGGATCATCCGCGTCCTTAAAATCGAGGATTGGGACGTTCAGGCCTGCGGTGGGACTCACCTGCCGAACACCGGCCTCATAGGTCCGATAAAGATCCTCAGAACGGAACGCATACAGGATGGGGTGGAGAGGATAATCTTCGCCGCCGGTGATGCGGCCGTAAAGTGGATGCAGGAGACGGAGGAGATACTCAGGAAGACGGCTGAAATCTTCCGCGTTCCACCGGAAAAGGTCCCGGAAACGGCCGAGAGATTCTTCAACGAGTGGAAGCAGGCCAGAAAAGAGGTCGAAAGGCTCAAGAAGGAGATTGCCAGACTCCTTGTTCACGAGCTTGAGGAGAGGACGGAGAGAATCAACGGAAGGGAATTCATAGGGGCTACGGTTGAGGGCTCTGTGGGACACCTCAGGGAGATCGCGGAGAGGCTCAGGAAGGACGACCGCGTTGTCGTCCTCTTCAGCAGGGAGGGACACTTCGTGGTTGCCGTGGGTAACTCCCTTGAGCTGAAGGCAGGGGATCTGGCGAGGATCATAACGAAAGTCGCCGGCGGAGGTGGCGGCGGAAGGAAGGAGCTCGCGCAGGGCAGGGTAAAAAACGTTTTGAAGATCGGGGAAGCCCTCGAAGAGATTAAAAAGACCCTTTAA
- a CDS encoding metal-dependent transcriptional regulator: protein MNLSKREEEYIEAMYILYRNKGVIRIKDISRMLNVKPPSVVDALRRLSERGLVDYEKYDRILLTEEGKRVGSEIYSKHLLLTSFFADILGVPRETAEKDACQFEHYVSEITVERIRDFARFIREECPDVLERFVSNRKGEEVQREERG from the coding sequence TTGAACCTGAGCAAGAGGGAAGAGGAGTACATTGAGGCGATGTACATCCTGTACAGGAACAAGGGCGTTATAAGGATCAAGGACATCTCCAGAATGCTGAATGTAAAGCCCCCGAGTGTCGTAGATGCTCTTAGACGGCTCAGTGAGAGGGGACTCGTGGATTACGAGAAGTACGACAGGATACTTCTCACGGAAGAGGGCAAGCGCGTGGGCAGTGAGATATACTCAAAGCACCTCCTCCTTACGAGCTTCTTCGCCGATATTCTCGGCGTCCCACGGGAGACGGCCGAGAAGGACGCCTGCCAGTTCGAGCACTACGTTAGCGAGATAACGGTCGAAAGGATAAGGGACTTCGCAAGGTTCATCAGGGAGGAGTGTCCCGACGTCCTTGAGAGGTTCGTTAGTAATAGAAAAGGGGAGGAAGTTCAAAGGGAGGAACGCGGTTAA
- a CDS encoding HPP family protein, whose amino-acid sequence MPGEGFKKARSENAKSTKLKIIHTKRRLLHLKRKEEIGYNVRYISKVPVKVVMNRDILLLHPEDSLSKLIRSLRGEETSAVVVDDEGRLLGFITMKDLLHFFEPPKGYSVVGLGLLKKYSVSHGSLVKDVMVRKPVTIHVDDDLGRAIRVMLETGKHHLPVIDNENRVHGVLEVKDIVRLIRIVSA is encoded by the coding sequence ATGCCCGGAGAGGGTTTCAAGAAAGCCAGGTCAGAGAACGCCAAATCAACGAAGCTGAAGATCATCCACACCAAGAGGAGGCTTCTTCACCTTAAGAGGAAGGAGGAGATCGGTTACAACGTTCGCTACATCTCCAAAGTTCCCGTGAAAGTCGTCATGAACAGGGACATCCTGCTTCTCCATCCGGAGGATTCCCTTTCAAAACTCATCCGGAGCCTCAGGGGAGAGGAGACCTCGGCGGTGGTCGTTGACGATGAGGGAAGGCTCCTTGGATTCATAACTATGAAGGACCTCCTCCACTTCTTTGAGCCCCCGAAGGGGTACTCCGTAGTTGGTCTGGGGCTCCTTAAAAAGTACTCCGTGAGCCATGGCTCGCTCGTTAAGGATGTTATGGTAAGGAAACCCGTAACCATCCACGTTGACGACGATCTCGGACGGGCGATAAGGGTAATGCTTGAAACCGGAAAGCATCACCTTCCGGTCATCGATAATGAAAACCGCGTACACGGTGTGCTCGAGGTTAAAGACATCGTAAGACTCATCAGGATAGTCTCTGCCTGA
- the hisS gene encoding histidine--tRNA ligase: protein MAVKLERIKGTRDLLPEEMAARRWVFERIREVFERYNFHEVLTPTFEYTTLFQLRSGEEVVEQLYAFEDKGGRKVSLRPDMTSSVARLYVNSFQNAPKPVKWYYIANMFRYEEPQSGRYREFWQAGVELLGSDRVEADAEVIALFVESYLNTGLRDFTVNIGDRVLLDEFARMLGVKDDVGLMRLIDKKDKLSREDFISALRDFGLTREGIDKVLSLIGIRGKPDEALPKAEELFTGRGAEEEIKRLYELVDLLDAYGVKDHVLVDLGIARGFDYYTSVVFEAMVPNDLGIGSVGGGGRYDNLISVFGGKPTPATGFAIGIERLIPILEWKGLLPEPKLRPDVYLIPIGDDPEVKRTTVGLVSSLRRADVRADYELKGRKLRKALEHAGRLGVPYVILIGRRDLTSGRVVVRDMETGEQKDVEVGAVVSFVRELLRG, encoded by the coding sequence ATGGCGGTTAAGCTCGAAAGGATTAAGGGTACAAGGGACCTCCTGCCGGAAGAGATGGCTGCGAGGAGATGGGTGTTCGAGAGGATACGTGAGGTGTTCGAACGCTATAACTTTCACGAGGTCCTCACACCGACGTTTGAGTACACCACCCTGTTCCAGCTGAGGAGCGGTGAGGAGGTGGTGGAACAGCTCTACGCCTTCGAGGACAAGGGTGGTAGGAAAGTCTCCCTGCGACCGGACATGACCTCGAGCGTTGCAAGGCTCTACGTGAACTCCTTCCAGAACGCTCCAAAACCCGTGAAGTGGTATTACATAGCCAACATGTTCCGCTACGAGGAACCTCAGAGCGGGCGTTACAGGGAGTTCTGGCAGGCCGGGGTGGAACTCCTTGGGAGCGATAGGGTTGAGGCGGATGCCGAGGTTATAGCGCTCTTCGTTGAGAGTTACCTGAACACCGGCCTCAGGGACTTCACCGTCAACATCGGCGACAGGGTTCTGCTGGATGAGTTCGCGAGGATGCTCGGCGTTAAAGACGACGTCGGCCTGATGAGGCTCATAGACAAGAAGGACAAGCTCAGCAGGGAGGATTTCATCTCAGCCCTGAGGGACTTCGGGCTAACCCGTGAGGGGATCGATAAGGTTCTCTCTCTGATTGGGATCAGGGGGAAGCCCGATGAGGCTCTTCCAAAGGCGGAGGAGCTCTTCACGGGCAGAGGGGCTGAGGAGGAGATCAAAAGGCTCTACGAACTGGTGGACCTGCTCGATGCCTACGGTGTTAAGGATCACGTACTCGTGGATCTCGGCATCGCGAGGGGCTTTGATTACTACACGAGCGTGGTTTTTGAAGCGATGGTTCCAAACGATCTCGGCATAGGCTCCGTTGGGGGCGGCGGGAGGTACGACAACCTCATAAGCGTTTTCGGGGGTAAACCCACGCCCGCCACGGGTTTTGCAATAGGGATCGAAAGGCTTATCCCGATCCTCGAGTGGAAGGGCCTCCTCCCGGAGCCAAAGCTCAGACCGGACGTTTACCTCATCCCGATAGGGGATGACCCGGAGGTGAAGAGGACCACCGTGGGTCTGGTTTCGTCCCTCAGGAGGGCGGATGTAAGGGCCGACTACGAGCTTAAGGGCAGGAAGCTGCGGAAGGCCCTTGAACACGCCGGAAGGCTTGGCGTCCCCTACGTGATCCTGATAGGAAGGCGGGACCTGACTTCGGGAAGGGTCGTTGTGAGGGACATGGAAACGGGCGAGCAGAAGGACGTGGAGGTTGGAGCCGTTGTATCGTTCGTCAGGGAACTCCTGAGGGGTTGA
- a CDS encoding DUF257 family protein: MGGAMDTIKRLLPMKTGNVLVEYGSRDHPERVFYDILTGWRKMGITPLVVDVWDTLHIFLQNLRFSGMELEVDDVPVIKERGRINSGMVIGRVDVIEDFERHIGLYSRVAKKVPERSRDHTIVLGVEKFSFTFLDDPPKVERYFEVVHRRYLPLRNYMAFLFLNTDVASEYLTKRFEQDSEYVLRVSGREVSILKSPGVVE; encoded by the coding sequence TTGGGGGGAGCCATGGATACAATCAAAAGGCTACTTCCAATGAAAACTGGCAACGTTCTCGTGGAATACGGCTCAAGGGACCACCCTGAGAGGGTGTTCTACGATATACTCACCGGCTGGAGGAAGATGGGAATAACCCCGCTCGTGGTTGACGTATGGGATACGCTCCACATCTTCCTTCAGAACCTGAGGTTCTCGGGGATGGAGCTTGAGGTGGATGATGTTCCGGTGATAAAAGAAAGGGGAAGGATCAACAGCGGCATGGTGATCGGTAGAGTTGACGTGATAGAGGACTTTGAACGCCACATCGGTCTGTACTCAAGGGTGGCAAAGAAAGTGCCGGAGAGGAGCAGGGATCATACAATAGTACTTGGAGTGGAGAAGTTCTCGTTCACCTTCCTCGACGATCCACCGAAGGTAGAGAGGTACTTCGAGGTGGTACACAGACGATACCTGCCGCTCAGGAACTATATGGCTTTTCTGTTCCTGAACACGGACGTAGCCTCGGAATACCTCACGAAGAGATTCGAGCAGGACTCGGAGTACGTTCTCAGGGTTTCCGGTCGGGAGGTCAGCATTCTTAAATCCCCGGGGGTGGTCGAATGA
- a CDS encoding MarC family protein: protein MGELLSILSSALFMLIMIDPSDKVLLVSLLREDFHIEDIKTLIVRANLIGFLLLLTFAVTGQIILQQIFHIDINALRVAGGFVLFKIGLEALESGGMLTLKREKNILALAAVPVATPLIAGPAAITTAITLTAEKGLYHATVAIFIAILLTAFTMFITLYVIKNVSKTTLGVFVRIIGMFTMAIGAQMMVEGVVGIYLLMISAA from the coding sequence ATGGGCGAGTTGCTTTCGATACTAAGCTCCGCACTCTTCATGCTCATCATGATAGACCCGAGCGATAAGGTACTCCTCGTTAGCCTCCTCAGAGAGGATTTCCACATAGAGGACATAAAGACCCTCATCGTAAGGGCGAACCTGATAGGCTTTCTCCTGCTCCTCACCTTCGCCGTCACGGGACAGATAATCCTTCAGCAGATCTTCCACATCGATATAAACGCTCTGAGGGTTGCCGGCGGCTTCGTGCTCTTCAAGATAGGCCTCGAGGCCCTCGAGAGCGGGGGGATGCTGACACTGAAAAGGGAGAAGAACATCCTCGCCCTTGCTGCCGTTCCCGTTGCGACACCTCTTATAGCCGGACCGGCCGCGATAACGACGGCGATAACCCTTACGGCCGAGAAGGGCCTCTATCACGCAACCGTAGCTATATTCATAGCCATACTGCTCACGGCCTTCACTATGTTCATAACCCTTTACGTCATCAAAAACGTTAGTAAGACCACCCTCGGGGTCTTCGTAAGGATAATCGGTATGTTCACGATGGCCATAGGTGCCCAGATGATGGTGGAGGGAGTGGTGGGGATATACCTTCTCATGATCTCGGCCGCCTGA
- a CDS encoding cation:proton antiporter, which translates to MEILLLISLMLATAKLMGYLFERMGQPVVLGQIFGGLLIGIFFDTNPVIGQFSNLGVLLLLFIAGLESELEEFRRVGRQSVVVAGTGVLVAFIFGFAVAYFFVPIHEAVLYGAMMTPTSVSITVRVLMELRKLNTKEGTTILAAAVVDDVLGILVLTVALSIIRGGEINYATLAEVIVSVSLLLFFFLYFGPGLADRTFRAISRIDLPESETAFALVFLIVFAYLAEHLNLASILGAYLVGLALGQSSRKKGIMDHMNVLGYSLFIPLFFVEVGMRIELGYILHAGLFAVIYTVAAILSKVLGCGLGARLSGFSWDSSLRIGIGMIPRMGVELAMLAVAMGSGLIGGDALTVAILMVFATTIITPPLLKWLYSHRP; encoded by the coding sequence ATGGAGATACTGCTGTTGATATCGCTGATGCTCGCAACGGCAAAACTGATGGGTTACCTGTTCGAGAGAATGGGCCAGCCGGTGGTTCTGGGCCAGATCTTCGGGGGACTGCTCATAGGGATCTTTTTTGACACCAATCCAGTTATAGGACAGTTCTCCAACCTCGGCGTCCTCCTCCTGCTTTTCATAGCGGGTCTTGAAAGCGAGCTGGAGGAGTTCAGGCGCGTTGGCAGGCAGAGCGTTGTGGTTGCCGGTACCGGGGTTCTGGTGGCCTTTATCTTCGGGTTCGCGGTTGCCTACTTCTTCGTTCCCATCCACGAGGCCGTTCTCTACGGGGCCATGATGACTCCCACGAGCGTCAGCATAACTGTCAGGGTCCTCATGGAACTCAGGAAGCTCAACACGAAGGAAGGAACGACCATCTTAGCTGCTGCGGTTGTCGATGACGTCCTTGGAATCCTCGTGCTGACCGTTGCCCTCTCGATAATAAGGGGCGGGGAGATAAACTACGCAACCCTCGCGGAGGTCATCGTTTCCGTCTCTCTCCTCCTGTTCTTCTTTCTCTACTTCGGACCGGGACTGGCCGACCGGACTTTCAGGGCGATCTCCCGCATCGACCTTCCGGAGTCAGAGACGGCCTTTGCCCTCGTCTTCCTGATAGTCTTCGCCTACCTCGCCGAGCACCTTAACCTCGCCTCGATCCTCGGTGCCTATCTGGTGGGTCTGGCCCTCGGTCAGAGCAGCAGAAAGAAGGGTATAATGGACCATATGAACGTTCTGGGATACTCCCTCTTTATACCCCTCTTCTTCGTTGAGGTGGGCATGAGGATTGAGCTGGGCTACATACTCCACGCGGGCCTCTTTGCCGTTATCTACACCGTGGCAGCGATATTGAGCAAGGTCCTCGGATGTGGTCTTGGTGCCAGACTTTCCGGCTTCAGCTGGGATTCCTCGCTGAGAATCGGCATCGGCATGATTCCAAGGATGGGTGTTGAGCTCGCCATGCTCGCCGTGGCGATGGGGAGTGGCCTCATAGGTGGTGATGCACTCACCGTGGCCATTCTCATGGTCTTCGCCACAACCATCATAACGCCCCCTCTCCTCAAGTGGCTCTACTCCCATAGGCCTTAG
- a CDS encoding cation:proton antiporter: MDVFLELALILIVAKLFGYLTLRFGFPAALGQLLGGILIGPSLLSLVAYDESVKLIAELGVVMLLFLAGLETNIEEFKSVGVPAFLIAVLGVVTPFILGYIGALAWGYSNIQALFLGGVLTATSVGLTTSILMEMKKLGTRVGTTILAAAVVDDVLGIIILTVLVAMNTKGSVYPMDVLIILGEVGLFFLLGIILGSPAVKEALKISERINVPETLTASAIAIMLIFAYIAEQFQLAGITGAYLAGLLVGGSSEAREITRKTLTIGYSLFIPVFIVSIGVETNVWVFEHVGAFALVYAIIAIVGKIVGCGIGGLISGFKAGESIQIGVGMIPRMEVALIIANIGLSEGVFDRGTFSIPVSMVMITTLITPFLLKWAFSRD, encoded by the coding sequence ATGGACGTCTTCCTGGAACTGGCACTGATACTCATAGTTGCGAAGCTCTTCGGATACCTCACCCTTCGCTTCGGCTTTCCAGCGGCTTTAGGACAGCTGCTTGGGGGCATCCTGATAGGTCCTTCCCTTCTTTCCCTGGTTGCCTACGACGAGAGCGTGAAGCTCATCGCCGAACTCGGCGTTGTCATGCTCCTTTTCCTTGCCGGTCTGGAGACCAACATTGAGGAGTTCAAGAGCGTTGGAGTTCCGGCTTTTCTGATCGCGGTTCTCGGTGTGGTGACTCCCTTCATTCTGGGCTACATCGGAGCCCTCGCCTGGGGTTATTCGAACATACAGGCGCTCTTTCTTGGCGGAGTTCTAACGGCTACGAGCGTTGGCCTTACGACCAGCATCCTAATGGAGATGAAGAAGCTGGGGACGAGGGTCGGGACGACCATCTTAGCTGCCGCGGTTGTAGATGACGTTCTCGGTATAATAATCCTGACCGTCCTCGTCGCGATGAACACGAAGGGAAGCGTTTATCCGATGGACGTACTGATAATCCTCGGCGAGGTCGGGCTGTTCTTCCTCCTCGGTATCATCCTTGGCAGCCCCGCGGTTAAGGAGGCCCTCAAGATCTCCGAGAGGATAAACGTTCCGGAAACCCTTACGGCATCCGCCATAGCCATAATGCTGATCTTCGCCTACATAGCCGAGCAGTTCCAGCTGGCGGGGATAACCGGGGCTTACCTCGCCGGCCTCCTCGTTGGGGGAAGCTCTGAAGCGAGGGAAATAACAAGAAAAACCCTGACGATCGGCTATTCCCTCTTCATACCTGTTTTCATCGTCAGCATAGGCGTGGAAACTAACGTATGGGTCTTCGAGCACGTTGGGGCCTTCGCCCTCGTCTATGCAATCATCGCCATAGTCGGTAAGATAGTGGGCTGCGGTATAGGGGGCCTGATTTCGGGCTTCAAAGCAGGCGAATCCATCCAGATAGGGGTTGGCATGATCCCAAGGATGGAGGTGGCTTTGATAATAGCCAACATAGGCCTCAGCGAGGGCGTCTTCGATAGGGGGACCTTCTCCATACCCGTGAGCATGGTGATGATCACAACCCTGATAACGCCTTTCCTCCTTAAATGGGCGTTCTCGAGGGATTGA